Proteins encoded in a region of the Frondihabitans sp. 762G35 genome:
- a CDS encoding cytidine deaminase, translated as MTRAADVDWTLLRATARNAMERAYVPYSTFPVGAAAFTDDGRIVSGCNVENASYGLTLCAECSLVSDLVMGGGGRLVAFVCVDGNGDTLMPCGRCRQLLYEHSAEGMLLETVSGFKTIDEVIPDAFGPRQLDAYRASQNVPGES; from the coding sequence ATGACGCGGGCCGCCGACGTCGACTGGACCCTCCTCCGCGCGACCGCCCGGAACGCCATGGAGCGGGCGTACGTCCCCTACTCGACGTTCCCCGTGGGAGCCGCCGCCTTCACGGACGACGGGCGGATCGTCTCCGGCTGCAACGTCGAGAACGCCTCCTACGGCCTCACGCTCTGCGCCGAGTGCTCGCTCGTGTCCGACCTCGTCATGGGCGGGGGCGGCCGCCTCGTCGCCTTCGTCTGCGTCGACGGCAACGGCGACACCCTCATGCCCTGCGGTCGCTGCCGGCAGCTGCTCTACGAGCACTCGGCCGAGGGCATGCTGCTCGAGACCGTCTCGGGCTTCAAGACCATCGACGAGGTGATCCCGGACGCGTTCGGGCCCCGTCAGCTCGACGCCTACCGGGCGTCGCAGAACGTTCCAGGAGAGTCATGA